Proteins encoded by one window of Leopardus geoffroyi isolate Oge1 chromosome X, O.geoffroyi_Oge1_pat1.0, whole genome shotgun sequence:
- the LOC123595224 gene encoding transcription factor SPT20 homolog, protein MQQALERALDRAEYVIASAQQRPPERKGSASGGASLDEKLYDLYVEECGKEPEATEELRSNVNLLEKLLRRESLPCLVVNLYPGKEGYSLMLEGENGSYSETIRLPYEEGELLEYLDAEQLPPALVDLLEKSQVNFFHSGCVIAQVRDYRQCSREPPGYASRHVLLRPTMQTLACDVQSMTSDDQTWTQEDRLLLESQLILATAEPLCLDPSVSVACTANRLLYNKQKMNTGPMKRSFKRYSAPSLNRQQELSHRPPPPELRVWASCKKIRERQAGPQHDLKISKAGNCVDMWKQRPCDLAVPSGVDVQKYARGKKSARYDGSPPTAWPAHKVEGDSVLGYEAGGESQIAQLTSVQPPNDPPLSGRRRPCKEARREGQGSPPHSSTDDRPDSVRPGSKTDAGTEAIRSAVLVQRKAKGPAAASHGSSGPASLSQPPPGKETAQPETVSVWSSVLGKGVSHPPLRFRLSWSSGGTRSGNSFIPVEASGFFKSPAPAPAPAPQPPSLSQNSSVDVNRVSMFPAAALSSSSSPQGTLAPPVTANSQQPSAGATRGSTLPAATLSTAGSSQTTLAPPVTANSQQSPVRVIRVSMLPAATPSTAGSSQTTLAARVTANSQQSSAEVTRGSPFPAATPSTTGSSQTTLAARVTANSQQSSAGATRGSTRPAATPSTAGSSQTTLAPPVTASSQKPSAKQVIQVSMLPAATLPTTGSSQRSLALPVTAHSQQSSAEVTRGSPFPAATPSTASSSQTTLAAPVTANSQQSSAGATRGSKLPAATLSTAGSSQTTLAPPVTASCQKPSAKQVTQVSMLPAATLSTTGSSQTTLVPLVTANSQQSPVRVIRVSMLPAATRPTAGSSQTTLAAPVTANSQQSSAGATRVSMLPAATLSTAGSSQTTLAPPVTASSQKPFAKQVTQLSMLPEATLPTTGSSQRSLATQVTARSPGPNIIQLAGPVCGAQPLARGSSPGQGSTAGATDPAGIQPGSLPSGARPPNAVRTAAQAASPVRVRFFFKNASGLKPVTLLELPQGSPPLNAQQQPEQRLYRLIPQEQLQQASASGPWQPVPRGPGARGPAPPETASPAQQAFVLNLLGQGRGRGRGQGQGQGSLLQPQAAVLSLLGCAAENQARAGPSGPRHTLQLSPASQPWPQQQAQQHRILQHPVAVTTVATQTAQPSWGQRAASQSKGEKNRGPPSPPRS, encoded by the coding sequence ATGCAGCAGGCTTTAGAACGAGCTCTGGACCGTGCGGAGTATGTCATTGCCAGTGCCCAGCAGAGGCCTCCTGAAAGGAAAGGCTCAGCGAGTGGGGGAGCATCTCTGGATGAAAAACTTTATGACCTGTATGTGGAAGAATGCGGGAAAGAGCCTGAGGCTACGGAGGAATTAAGAAGCAACGTGAACTTGTTGGAGAAGCTCCTGAGGAGAGAGTCGTTGCCGTGCTTAGTGGTCAACCTATACCCAGGAAAGGAGGGATATTCGCTGATGCTCGAGGGCGAAAATGGATCCTATTCGGAGACCATTCGACTGCCTTACGAAGAAGGGGAGTTGCTCGAATACCTGGATGCTGAACAATTACCTCCTGCTCTGGTGGATCTCCTGGAAAAATCTCAGGTTAACTTTTTTCACTCTGGGTGTGTCATAGCCCAGGTACGGGACTACAGGCAGTGCAGTCGGGAACCTCCCGGCTACGCGAGCAGGCATGTTCTCCTGCGGCCAACGATGCAGACGTTAGCCTGCGACGTGCAGTCCATGACCAGCGATGACCAGACCTGGACCCAGGAAGACAGGCTTTTGCTGGAGAGCCAGCTGATCTTAGCCACGGCCGAACCGCTGTGTCTTGATCCTTCTGTATCAGTAGCCTGCACTGCAAACAGGCTGCTCTATAACAAGCAAAAGATGAACACTGGCCCCATGAAAAGGAGCTTCAAGAGGTATTCTGCACCCTCCCTGAACCGGCAGCAGGAGCTGTCTCATCGTCCACCTCCTCCTGAGCTGAGAGTATGGGCCTCTTgcaagaaaatcagagaaaggcaagcGGGTCCGCAGCACGACCTCAAAATTTCTAAAGCGGGGAACTGCGTCGATATGTGGAAACAGAGACCCTGTGACTTGGCCGTACCTTCCGGAGTGGACGTGCAGAAATACGCCAGGGGGAAGAAGTCCGCCAGATACGATGGCTCGCCACCGACGGCCTGGCCAGCCCACAAGGTAGAAGGTGATTCCGTATTGGGCTATGAAGCTGGCGGTGAGTCTCAGATAGCGCAGCTGACTTCCGTGCAGCCGCCGAATGACCCACCTTTGTCTGGAAGAAGAAGGCCCTGCAAAGAAGCCAGACGTGAGGGACAGGGGTCTCCTCCGCACTCCTCCACAGACGATCGTCCAGACAGTGTCCGGCCTGGCTCAAAGACGGATGCTGGGACGGAAGCCATTCGGTCAGCTGTCTTGGTCCAGCGCAAGGCCAAGGGTCCCGCCGCCGCGTCACACGGCTCCAGTGGCCCAGCCAGCCTCAGCCAGCCGCCTCCCGGGAAAGAAACAGCACAGCCTGAGACGGTGTCGGTTTGGTCTTCAGTCCTGGGGAAGGGAGTCAGCCATCCACCTCTACGCTTCAGACTTTCCTGGAGCTCAGGAGGGACTCGGTCAGGCAACAGTTTCATCCCAGTGGAGGCGAGCGGCTTCTTTAAATCTCCAGCTCCTGCTCCCGCTCCTGCTCCTCAGCCCCCGAGTCTTTCCCAGAATTCGTCTGTGGACGTGAATCGAGTGAGCATGTTTCCCGCAGCCGCCCTGTCCAGCAGCAGCTCGCCACAAGGAACCCTGGCCCCCCCGGTCACGGCCAACTCCCAGCAGCCCTCTGCGGGAGCGACTCGAGGTAGCACGCTTCCTGCGGCCACACTGTCCACCGCCGGCTCATCACAGACAACCCTGGCCCCCCCGGTCACGGCCAACTCCCAGCAATCCCCTGTGAGAGTGATTCGAGTTAGCATGCTTCCTGCAGCCACACCGTCCACCGCCGGCTCATCACAGACAACCCTGGCCGCCCGGGTCACGGCCAACTCCCAGCAGTCCTCTGCGGAAGTGACTCGAGGTAGCCCGTTTCCTGCAGCCACACCGTCCACCACCGGCTCATCACAGACAACCCTGGCCGCCCGGGTCACGGCCAACTCCCAGCAGTCCTCTGCGGGAGCGACTCGAGGCAGCACGCGTCCTGCAGCCACACCGTCCACCGCCGGCTCATCACAGACAACCCTGGCCCCCCCGGTCACGGCCAGCTCCCAGAAGCCCTCTGCGAAACAGGTGATTCAAGTTAGCATGCTTCCCGCAGCCACCCTACCCACTACCGGCTCATCACAAAGAAGCCTGGCCCTCCCGGTCACGGCCCACTCCCAGCAGTCCTCTGCGGAAGTGACTCGAGGTAGCCCGTTTCCTGCAGCCACACCATCCACCGCCAGCTCATCACAGACAACCCTGGCCGCCCCGGTCACGGCCAACTCCCAGCAGTCCTCTGCGGGAGCGACTCGAGGTAGCAAGCTTCCTGCAGCCACACTGTCCACCGCCGGCTCATCACAGACAACCCTGGCCCCCCCGGTCACGGCCAGCTGCCAGAAGCCCTCTGCGAAACAGGTGACTCAAGTTAGCATGCTTCCCGCGGCCACCCTCTCCACTACCGGCTCATCACAGACAACCCTGGTCCCCCTGGTCACGGCCAACTCCCAGCAATCCCCTGTGAGAGTGATTCGAGTTAGCATGCTTCCTGCAGCCACACGGCCCACCGCCGGCTCATCACAGACAACGCTGGCCGCCCCAGTCACGGCCAACTCCCAGCAGTCCTCCGCGGGAGCCACTCGAGTTAGCATGCTTCCTGCAGCCACACTGTCCACCGCCGGCTCATCACAGACAACCCTGGCCCCCCCGGTCACGGCCAGCTCCCAGAAACCCTTTGCGAAACAGGTGACTCAACTTAGCATGCTTCCCGAGGCCACCCTACCCACTACCGGCTCATCACAAAGAAGCCTGGCCACCCAGGTCACGGCCCGCTCCCCTGGCCCCAACATCATCCAGCTGGCGGGCCCGGTCTGTGGAGCCCAGCCTTTGGCGAGGGGTTCCAGCCCCGGGCAGGGCTCTACCGCTGGGGCCACAGATCCTGCGGGAATCCAGCCCGGCAGCCTGCCCTCGGGAGCTCGGCCACCAAATGCAGTGCGCACTGCAGCACAGGCTGCGTCTCCAGTCCgcgttcgttttttttttaaaaacgcttCAGGCCTCAAGCCGGTGACTCTGCTGGAGCTTCCGCAAGGTTCGCCCCCTTTGAACGCCCAGCAGCAGCCAGAGCAGCGGCTCTATCGGTTGATTCCACAGGAACAACTTCAGCAAGCCTCCGCTTCTGGTCCTTGGCAGCCAGTGCCACGGGGTCCCGGTGCCCGAGGCCCAGCCCCTCCAGAGACGGCCTCACCTGCTCAGCAAGCCTTTGTCCTGAACCTCCTGGGACAGGGACGGGGCCGGGGacggggacagggacagggacaggggagTTTGCTGCAGCCCCAGGCAGCTGTGTTGTCTCTGCTTGGCTGTGCTGCAGAGAACCAGGCAAGAGCCGGGCCGAGCGGCCCTCGGCACACGCTGCAGCTGTCCCCTGCCTCGCAGCCGTGGCCACAGCAGCAGGCGCAACAGCATAGAATCTTGCAGCACCCGGTGGCCGTGACAACAGTAGCCACCCAGACGGCTCAGCCTTCTTGGGGCCAGCGGGCCGCAAGCCAGTCCAAAGGTGAAAAGAACAGAGGCCCGCCTTCCCCTCCCAGATCCTGA